In Humulus lupulus chromosome 6, drHumLupu1.1, whole genome shotgun sequence, a single genomic region encodes these proteins:
- the LOC133785181 gene encoding uncharacterized protein LOC133785181 yields the protein MLIVFGIEAARLLESEGIQTHLNFVYSFAQAVAAAQAGESVIQIFVGRIRDWARNHSGDPEVEAALKRGEDPRIALVTKAYNYIHKYGHKSKLMAAAVRNKQDLFSLVGVDYIIAPLKLLL from the exons ATGCTTATAGTTTTT GGAATAGAGGCTGCAAGATTACTGGAATCTGAGGGCATACAAACTCATTTGAATTTTGTATACAG CTTCGCTCAAGCTGTAGCTGCAGCTCAAGCTGGTGAATCTGTTATTCAGATATTTGTTGGTCGAATCAGG GATTGGGCACGTAATCATTCTGGCGACCCTGAGGTAGAAGCTGCACTCAAAAGAGGAGAAGACCCTAGGATAGCTTTG GTGACAAAGGCTTAtaattacatccacaaatatggGCATAAATCAAAGTTGATGGCTGCTGCAGTTCGAAATAAGCAGGATTTATTTAGTCTCGTAGG GGTTGACTATATCATTGCACCATTGAAGTTATTGCTGTAA